In Cervus elaphus chromosome 29, mCerEla1.1, whole genome shotgun sequence, a single window of DNA contains:
- the TESK1 gene encoding dual specificity testis-specific protein kinase 1, with protein MAGERPPLRGPGPGPGEAPGEGPPGPGGAGGGPGRGRPSSYRALRSAVSSLARVDDFHCAEKIGAGFFSEVYKVRHRQSGQVMVLKMNRLPSNRGNTLREVQLMNRLRHPNILRFMGVCVHQGQLHALTEYMNGGTLEQLLSSPEPLSWPVRLRLALDIARGLRYLHAKGVFHRDLTSKNCLIRREDRGFTAVVGDFGLAEKIPVYREGARKEPLAVVGSPYWMAPEVLRGELYDEKADVFAFGIVLCELIARVPADPDYLPRTEDFGLDVPAFRTLVGDDCPLPFLLLAIHCCSMEPRTRAPFTEITQHLEWILEQLPEPASLPRVPLTRGQGSVPRGGPSATLPRPDPRLSRSRSDLFLPPSPESPPNWGDNLTRVNPFSLREDLRGGKIKLLDTPSKPVAPLPLVPPSLLPSTQLPLVTTPETLVQPGTPARRCRSLPSSPELPRRMETALPGPGPPAVGPSAEEQMECEGSSPEPEPPRPALQPPLARAVATDNFISTCSPASQPWSPRSGPPLNNNPPAVVVNSPQGWAGEPWNRAQHSLPRAAALERTEPSPPPSAAREPEEGLPCPGCCLGPFSFGFLSMCPRPAPAVARYRNLNCEAGSLLCHRGHHAKPPTPSLQLPGARS; from the exons ATGGCCGGGGAACGGCCCCCACTACGGGGCCCTGGGCCCGGGCCTGGAGAGGCGCCGGGGGAGGGGCCCCCGGGGCCGGGGGGCGCGGGAGGAGGCCCGGGCCGGGGCCGCCCCTCCTCCTACCGGGCTCTCCGCAGCGCCGTGTCCAGCCTGGCACGCGTGGACGATTTCCACTGCGCCGAGAAGATCGGGGCCGGCTTCTTCTCTGAGGTCTACAAG GTTCGGCACCGACAGTCAGGGCAAGTCATGGTGCTGAAAATGAACAGGCTCCCCAGTAACCGGGGAAACACTCTAAGGGAGGTGCAGCTGATGAACCGGCTTCGGCACCCCAACATCCTAAG GTTCATGGGGGTCTGCGTGCACCAAGGGCAGCTGCACGCTCTTACAGAG TATATGAACGGGGGGACCCTGGAACAGCTGCTGAGCTCCCCTGAACCCCTATCCTGGCCTGTCAGGCTCCGCCTGGCTTTGGACATCGCCCGTGGCCTGCGGTACCTGCATGCCAAAGGGGTATTCCACCGAGACCTCACATCCAAG AACTGTCTGATCCGACGGGAAGACCGAGGCTTCACAGCTGTTGTGGGTGACTTCGGGCTGGCTGAAAAGATTCCTGTGTATAG GGAAGGGGCAAGGAAGGAGCCTTTGGCTGTGGTGGGTTCCCCGTACTGGATGGCTCCAGAGGTGTTGCGAGGCGAGCTGTATGATGAGAAG GCTGACGTCTTTGCCTTTGGGATTGTCCTCTGTGAGCTCATCGCCCGGGTCCCTGCAGACCCTGACTACCTGCCCCGGACCGAG GACTTTGGGCTGGATGTGCCTGCTTTCAGGACCCTGGTAGGGGACGACTGCCCACTGCCTTTCCTGCTCCTGGCCATCCACTGCTGCAGT ATGGAACCGCGCACTCGTGCTCCCTTCACTGAAATCACCCAGCACCTGGAGTGGATCCTGGAGCAGCTGCCTGAGCCAGCCTCCCTGCCCCGGGTCCCCCTGACACGCGGTCAGG GGTCTGTTCCAAGAGGGGGTCCCTCTGCCACACTCCCCAGGCCAGACCCCCGGCTCTCCCGAAGCCGGTCAGACCTCTTCCTACCCCCATCGCCAGAATCACCCCCCAACTGGGGGGACAATCTGACTCGAGTCAACCCCTTTTCACTACGGGAAGACCTCAGAGGTGGCAAGATCAAGCTCCTGGACACACCCAGCAAGCCAGTGGCCCCTCTACCCCTTGTACCACCATCGCTACTGCCCTCCACCCAGCTGCCCCTGGTGACCACTCCGGAGACCTTGGTCCAGCCTGGGACACCTGCCCGCCGCTGCCGCTCGCTGCCGTCATCCCCTGAGCTGCCCCGACGGATGGAGACAGCACTGCCGGGTCCTGGCCCTCCTGCTGTGGGCCCATCAGCTGAAGAGCAGATGGAGTGTGAGGGCAGCAGCCCTGAGCCGGAGCCCCCAAGACCAGCCCTGCAGCCGCCCCTGGCCAGGGCCGTGGCCACAGACAACTTCATCAGTACCTGCTCTCCGGCCTCGCAGCCCTGGTCCCCTAGGTCGGGGCCTCCCCTTAACAACAACCCCCCGGCCGTGGTGGTGAACTCCCcgcagggctgggcaggggagCCCTGGAACCGGGCCCAGCATAGTCTGCCCCGCGCAGCAGCCCTAGAGCGGACAGAACCCTCGCCGCCCCCTTCAGCTGCCCGGGAGCCTGAGGAGGGGCTGCCCTGCCCCGGCTGCTGCCTCGGCCCCTTCAGCTTTGGCTTCCTGTCCATGTGCCCCCGCCCCGCACCAGCTGTGGCCCGCTACCGCAACCTGAACTGTGAGGCGGGCAGTCTCCTCTGCCACCGAGGGCACCACGCCAAgccacccacccccagcctgcagcTGCCCGGGGCACGCTCTTAG